The Pseudomonas nunensis genome includes the window GCCCTACCCAAAACCCGGACGCCAGAAACCACAAAACCCCTGATTTCTCTCGAAATCAGGGGTTCTGGTTACATCGAATTTGGCGGTGAAGGAGAGATTCGAACTCTCGATACAATTTCTTGTATACACACTTTCCAGGCGTGCTCCTTAAGCCACTCGGACACTTCACCGTATCTCTTCAAACATGTTCTGTCTGTCGAGGCGCGCTAATGTAGTCGAAAGCTTTTCCGATGGCAAATATTTTTTTCAGAATTTTCATGCGCTTAGCGATTCAGGCGCTGCGGCGGGTTCGGGGCCATGGCAAACCGGCCAATCTCCGGCGTCGTCCCCTCTTCTATATAGAGGGGAATGCACGGCTGGTGCGGCCGGCTACGCTTGCTGGACCGGTAAAGCATGACCGGCGGGTCAGTCACGGCGCTTTACCTGGCCTGCGGCGGTGGGTAACGTCTGCCTCAACTTTCATACAAGGAATAGCGTCATGAGTGAGTTGATTTCCTACCACCTCGAAGACGGTATCGCGACCCTGACGTTGAGCAATGGCAAGGTCAACGCCATTTCGCCGGATGTGATTGCGGCGTTTAATGCTGCGCTGGATCAGGCGGTGACTGATCGTGCGGTGGTGATTATTACTGGTCAACCGGGGATTCTGTCCGGCGGTTATGACTTGAAGGTGATGACGGCCGGTCCCAAGGAAGCAGTTGCGCTGGTGACAGCGGGTTCGACGCTGGCTCGCCGTCTGTTGTCGCACCCGTTCCCGGTGATCGTTGCGTGCCCTGGGCATGCCGTGGCCAAGGGTGCGTTCCTGTTGTTGTCGGCGGATTACCGCATCGGTGTCGACGGCCCGTTCAGCATTGGCCTGAATGAAGTGCAGATCGGCATGACCATGCACCACGCCGGGATCGAGCTGGCGCGGGATCGCCTGAGCAACTCGGCGTTGCATCGCTCGGTGATCAATGGCGAGATGTTCAACCCGCAAAGCGCAATCGCGGCCGGCTTCCTGGATGTGGTGGTGTCGGCCGAGGAGCTGCAAGGTGCAGCGCTGGCAGCGGCGCGTCAGTTGAAGAAGATCAAC containing:
- a CDS encoding crotonase/enoyl-CoA hydratase family protein yields the protein MSELISYHLEDGIATLTLSNGKVNAISPDVIAAFNAALDQAVTDRAVVIITGQPGILSGGYDLKVMTAGPKEAVALVTAGSTLARRLLSHPFPVIVACPGHAVAKGAFLLLSADYRIGVDGPFSIGLNEVQIGMTMHHAGIELARDRLSNSALHRSVINGEMFNPQSAIAAGFLDVVVSAEELQGAALAAARQLKKINMTAHKATKLKVRKALLETLDNAIIQDQEHLG